One genomic window of Arachis stenosperma cultivar V10309 chromosome 10, arast.V10309.gnm1.PFL2, whole genome shotgun sequence includes the following:
- the LOC130956953 gene encoding uncharacterized protein LOC130956953: MAAMANIANTVEANAAATLQAVQRLGQSAGNGNGNGNGEMNGNDNVEGNGDNTGGVPMTLATFLKLAAEAQPWWQAECRLLQLQNADIPWEVFQTAFYKKYFPESTREAKEMELMQLKQGSLSVADYTNKFEELCRFSRVCQGAPEAYESWKFIKYQRGLKDNIMTAVAPLEIRTFSDLVNKGRVVEEYAKTVAASKDTHGGSSSCRRGKYFHSRGQSFKRGRYVPQGQGGFRKNNQNQFQYAKGRGNQSKSSPDLTCNHCGRFHPYDSCKIGLGGCFKCRFPGHIARDCPRERNQNAG; this comes from the exons ATGGCGGCAATGGCGAATATTGCTAATACCGTGGAAGCCAATGCTGCTGCAACTCTGCAAGCTGTGCAGAGATTAGGCCAATCGGCTGGGAATGGGAATGGCAACGGGAATGGTGAAATGAATGGCAATGATAATGTTGAGGGTAACGGTGATAACACAGGAGGAGTTCCGATGACCTTGGCGACGTTCCTCAAG CTAGCGGCAGAGGCCCAGCCCTGGTGGCAAGCTGAGTGTCGTTTGCTACAGCTGCAGAATGCCGACATTCCATGGGAGGTGTTCCAAACGGCTTTCTATAAGAAATACTTCCCTGAGTCTACAAGGGAAGCAAAGGAGATGGAACTAatgcagctgaagcaaggttCCCTATCTGTGGCGGACTATAccaacaagtttgaggagctctGTAGGTTTTCTAGGGTGTGTCAAGGTGCCCCAGAGGCTTACGAGAGCTGGAAGTTCATCAAGTATCAGAGGGGGTTGAAGGACAACATCATGACTGCTGTGGCTCCATTGGAGATTCGTACTTTCTCTGACTTGGTGAACAAGGGTAGAGTAGTGGAAGAGTATGCCAAGACCGTGGCAGCATCCAAGGACACTCATGGAGGGAGCTCTAGTTGTAGGCGTGGCAAGTATTTTCATTCGAGAGGACAAAGCTTCAAGAGAGGAAGATATGTGCCTCAAGGCCAAGGAGGCTTCAGAAAGAACAATCAGAATCAGTTTCAATATGCTAAGGGAAGAGGAAATCAGAGTAAAAGTTCTCCAGATTTAACTTGTAATCATTGTGGACGTTTCCATCCTTATGACTCATGCAAAATTGGTTTAGGTGGTTGCTTCAAGTGTAGGTTTCCTGGTCACATTGCGAGGGATTGCCCTCGTGAGAGAAATCAAAATGCGGGCTAG
- the LOC130956951 gene encoding uncharacterized protein LOC130956951: MAPYEALYGRKCQSPLCWYEPGEASILGPDLIAETTENIKKIRARILTAQSRQKSYADQRRKPLEFEVGEHVFLRVTPTTGIGRAIKTKKLKLRYIGPFEILKRFGRMAHQVALPPHLSNLHDIFHVSQLRKYTSDAAHVLEPESVELKENLTFQVMPVRIDDISMKKLQGKDVSLVKVAWERAGVEEHT; the protein is encoded by the coding sequence ATGGCTCCGTATGAAGCCTTATATGGACGGAAGTGTCAGTCTCCACTTTGTTGGTATGAACCTGGTGAAGCAAGTATTTTGGGTCCAGATTTGATAGCAGAGACTACTGAGAACATTAAGAAGATTCGTGCAAGGATTCTAACTGCCCAAAGTCGACAAAAGAGTTACGCGGATCAGAGAAGGAAACCGTTAGAGTTTGAAGTAGGAGAACACGTATTCCTTAGGGTTACACCGACAACTGGGATTGGAAGAGCAATCAAGACCAAGAAGTTGAAACTAAGATATATAGGACCATTTGAGATTTTGAAGAGATTCGGGCGGATGGCGCATCAAGTCGCTTTGCCACCTCATCTGTCTAACTTGCATGACATATTCCACGTGTCACAGCTCCGTAAATACACGTCGGATGCGGCTCATGTGTTGGAGCCTGAATCAGTTGAGTTGAAGGAGAACTTAACTTTCCAAGTAATGCCAGTGAGGATCGATGATATTAGTATGAAGAAGCTGCAAGGAAAGGATGTTTCACTAGTTAAAGTTGCTTGGGAGCGAGCAGGAGTAGAAGAGCACACTTGA